In one window of Dokdonia sp. PRO95 DNA:
- a CDS encoding CRTAC1 family protein translates to MLKKILKTLGVIILLLIILVLGFFWRDSVSDKYDITISEEKIPTFTPISIDFNHQYNGDKSLPIAPSALIDIDNDNVDEVFFGGGMNQEDAIFAFRNNEFVNISEEINLPTKGKTTTTVGVVSADFDNNGFADIILGREDGLRIYYNTNGKFTEKIIDTPMNAKSNPAGITVGDIDKDGDLDIFLATYLKKELMEGQTIFEDYTYGATSELLLNNGDDTFVSITKAAGLDYIHNTFQGVLVDIDDDTWLDLVVVHDTGEARTYRNNGDLTFTMKPNPLTKKFAYPMGLAVGDYNNDGLVDFMFSNTGSTLPRVLAKGDIKDASLFNEKWILFRNDGDFKFTDTAEEAKIADYEFSWGCTFADLNNDGLQDLMVAENYVDLAPNKLFKLPSRVLIQKEDGTFAPTEKESKLVNPHYAITSLVSDFNQDGYLDMIWVNIDSPALAYLNEGGTNNYLQVDLGETINAQGAKITVTTPTKKLTDWLVTGEGLASDQTSLIQFGLGAETTVLNINVRLSNDKEVNVANPKINSIVDLKSLIRDSQDTEEVLDTQE, encoded by the coding sequence ATGCTTAAAAAAATACTTAAAACACTTGGCGTCATTATTCTTCTTTTAATCATTTTGGTTTTAGGTTTTTTTTGGAGAGATTCAGTTTCAGATAAGTATGATATTACAATCTCAGAAGAAAAAATACCAACATTCACTCCAATCTCTATAGACTTTAATCATCAATATAATGGTGATAAATCATTGCCTATTGCTCCATCAGCATTAATTGATATTGACAATGATAATGTAGATGAGGTCTTCTTTGGAGGTGGGATGAATCAAGAGGATGCGATTTTTGCCTTCAGAAATAACGAATTTGTAAATATTTCTGAAGAGATCAATTTACCTACAAAGGGTAAGACCACCACTACTGTTGGTGTTGTCTCTGCAGATTTTGATAATAATGGGTTTGCAGATATTATTTTAGGTAGGGAGGATGGCCTCCGTATTTACTATAATACGAATGGCAAATTCACTGAAAAAATTATTGACACTCCTATGAATGCCAAATCTAACCCAGCTGGAATTACTGTCGGTGATATTGATAAAGATGGTGATTTAGATATTTTTCTTGCCACATACCTTAAAAAGGAATTGATGGAGGGGCAAACCATATTTGAGGATTATACCTACGGTGCTACTAGCGAGCTCTTACTTAATAATGGCGATGATACGTTTGTAAGTATTACCAAAGCTGCCGGTCTAGATTACATTCATAATACTTTTCAAGGAGTATTAGTAGATATTGATGATGATACGTGGTTAGACTTAGTTGTGGTCCATGATACAGGAGAGGCTAGAACTTATAGGAACAATGGAGATTTAACTTTTACGATGAAGCCTAATCCGCTCACTAAGAAGTTTGCTTATCCTATGGGATTAGCGGTAGGTGATTATAATAATGATGGATTAGTTGATTTCATGTTTTCAAATACTGGTAGTACTTTACCTAGAGTACTTGCAAAGGGAGACATAAAAGACGCTTCATTGTTTAATGAGAAGTGGATTTTATTTAGAAATGATGGAGATTTTAAATTTACAGATACAGCAGAGGAGGCTAAAATAGCAGACTATGAATTTTCATGGGGTTGTACCTTTGCAGATCTTAATAACGATGGTCTTCAGGATCTTATGGTTGCAGAGAACTATGTAGACCTAGCTCCTAATAAACTTTTTAAACTACCTAGTAGAGTCCTTATTCAAAAAGAAGATGGAACATTTGCTCCTACTGAGAAAGAAAGTAAACTTGTAAATCCTCACTATGCGATTACATCATTAGTAAGTGATTTTAATCAAGATGGCTATTTGGATATGATTTGGGTAAATATCGATTCTCCTGCGCTTGCTTATTTAAATGAGGGTGGCACAAATAATTACCTACAGGTAGATCTAGGCGAGACAATTAATGCGCAAGGTGCTAAAATAACTGTAACGACGCCTACAAAGAAATTAACAGATTGGTTAGTTACTGGAGAAGGCTTAGCTAGTGATCAAACATCATTAATTCAATTTGGACTAGGTGCAGAAACTACCGTTTTAAATATTAATGTACGCTTATCAAATGATAAGGAGGTTAATGTTGCAAATCCAAAAATTAATAGCATTGTTGACTTAAAGTCTTTAATTAGAGATAGTCAGGATACCGAAGAAGTTTTAGATACTCAAGAATAA
- a CDS encoding potassium channel family protein produces the protein MSRLNSIIANYKYLIAILSVFNFLLTPFHILITGISPAYVTVINYTLLIIGSSLLATNKLAKSITYIIGFFTLLAIWLELSNDGSIVILIYRLVSSFLLFACFCVILVRQLLLIKEINLQFILGPLLGFLYLGIIGGVLFESIDLINSDSFRLIEGYSGYSFYYFSFISITTVGYGDITPLTAPAQSITLVMNIIGQFYLAIVIGVFVGKYINTKSK, from the coding sequence ATGAGTAGGCTTAATTCCATAATAGCAAATTATAAATACCTGATTGCTATATTAAGTGTGTTCAACTTTCTTTTAACACCTTTTCATATTCTAATTACGGGTATAAGCCCGGCTTATGTTACTGTCATAAATTATACCTTATTAATCATAGGGAGCTCCTTACTGGCAACTAACAAGCTCGCCAAATCTATCACCTATATCATTGGCTTTTTTACATTGCTCGCTATATGGTTAGAACTGTCTAATGACGGTTCGATAGTGATATTAATTTATAGATTAGTGTCCTCCTTTTTATTATTTGCTTGTTTTTGTGTCATTTTAGTGAGACAATTATTGCTCATAAAAGAGATAAACCTACAGTTTATTTTAGGGCCTTTATTGGGATTCCTTTATCTAGGTATAATAGGAGGGGTTCTTTTTGAATCTATTGATTTAATAAATAGCGATTCATTTAGGTTAATTGAGGGATACTCTGGTTATAGCTTTTACTATTTTAGTTTTATAAGCATTACTACAGTTGGTTATGGTGATATCACACCACTTACAGCACCTGCTCAGTCTATAACATTAGTGATGAATATAATAGGCCAATTTTATCTAGCTATTGTAATCGGAGTGTTTGTAGGGAAGTATATTAATACAAAATCAAAGTAA
- a CDS encoding Crp/Fnr family transcriptional regulator — protein sequence MKTITKYWFLEGFNLFKKLGMINMMKMCEILEMDTIEKGKRIELRDEHKNSVFFLKKGSVKIVDKTSNTAKYIVKRGNVFGELALYDKAAASEEIAYALESCVICYIESNEMESLMDKHKSLKNGLLKIYGLRIQKLERRLHDLLYKDSTTRIKEFISDYLEEFGEAEVSGRLHDKNLLRHKDIANLTNTSRQTVSNVLSSMRKEGFINYNMEFISKASQNLDEV from the coding sequence TTGAAGACAATCACAAAATACTGGTTTTTAGAGGGTTTTAATCTCTTTAAGAAGCTCGGAATGATCAACATGATGAAAATGTGCGAGATTCTTGAAATGGATACTATAGAAAAAGGTAAGCGCATCGAACTTAGAGATGAGCATAAGAATAGTGTTTTTTTCTTAAAAAAGGGAAGTGTCAAAATTGTAGATAAAACGAGCAACACTGCTAAGTACATAGTTAAAAGGGGAAATGTCTTTGGGGAGCTTGCTTTATATGATAAGGCAGCTGCAAGTGAAGAAATTGCTTATGCGTTAGAAAGCTGTGTTATATGTTATATAGAATCCAATGAGATGGAATCGCTTATGGATAAGCACAAATCCCTTAAAAATGGACTTCTCAAAATCTATGGCTTACGTATTCAAAAACTTGAACGACGACTACATGATTTGTTATACAAAGACAGTACAACAAGAATTAAGGAGTTTATATCAGATTATCTAGAAGAATTTGGAGAGGCTGAAGTATCTGGTCGTTTACACGACAAGAACCTTTTAAGACACAAGGATATTGCAAACCTCACAAATACTTCTAGGCAAACTGTTAGCAATGTATTGAGTTCCATGAGAAAAGAAGGCTTTATAAATTATAATATGGAATTCATTTCAAAAGCATCTCAGAACCTTGATGAGGTTTAA
- a CDS encoding thiamine pyrophosphate-binding protein: MDSKGKKWYKVLDNRKMLPEGRVQTVTAGHQGICLTHYKGKFSALDNACPHQGGPLGEGSIENGMLRCPWHGWDYDPCTGNSPGGFDDGIKNFEVKEEGEAIYVAIPEEEPHKETISDVMIETMVNWGVDTVFGMVGHSNLAVADAMRRQEEKGKLQYFGIRHEGAAAFAASGYAKLTGKPAACFGIAGPGATNMYTGMWDAKVDRVPLLALSGQINTQVVGTGAFQEVDLVKAFESVTQFNHAVHLNSNHSELMSLALKTSLVKRDVVHLTFPDEVAFTEKPEGSKAQTPEDRITPFNISPPKEMVEKALQLLKKAKRPAIIVGHGARFEMEAITAFAKALNCPIITTFKAKGLIADKHPLGCGVLGRSGTPIASWFMNESDLLFVLGASFSNHTGITPKKPIIQVDYDPMALSKHHKVDVALWGEISETMKIITAQTNNMTVAVDQRGEIKERWRLWREEKESRLQDCGDGLSSISVFDAMNKVTPENAVIAVDVGNNTYSFGRYFEPTNQSVLMSGYLGSIGFALPAAMGAWAAEGDKRPIWSVSGDAGLGQYLAEINTLVKYNMNIKHIVLNNSELGKISKEQRAAEVDVWQTSLTNPSFAKYAENCGALGIRVEKLEDLLPAMKKLNDHDGPALLEVITDVNLI, encoded by the coding sequence ATGGACTCAAAGGGGAAAAAGTGGTACAAGGTATTAGACAATAGAAAAATGCTCCCTGAGGGACGAGTCCAGACTGTAACTGCTGGTCATCAAGGTATCTGTTTAACGCATTACAAAGGAAAATTTTCAGCATTAGATAATGCTTGTCCACATCAAGGTGGACCTCTAGGTGAGGGGTCTATTGAGAATGGTATGCTGCGTTGTCCATGGCATGGCTGGGACTATGATCCTTGTACGGGAAATTCTCCTGGAGGCTTTGACGATGGAATAAAGAATTTTGAAGTGAAGGAGGAGGGTGAGGCTATTTATGTTGCAATCCCAGAAGAGGAGCCACACAAAGAGACCATATCTGACGTGATGATTGAGACCATGGTAAATTGGGGTGTAGATACCGTTTTTGGAATGGTAGGGCATAGTAATCTTGCTGTGGCAGATGCAATGAGAAGGCAGGAGGAAAAAGGGAAGTTGCAATATTTTGGAATCAGACATGAAGGTGCAGCAGCCTTTGCAGCCTCAGGATATGCAAAATTAACAGGTAAGCCTGCTGCTTGTTTTGGTATTGCAGGTCCAGGTGCGACAAATATGTATACTGGAATGTGGGATGCAAAGGTGGATAGAGTACCCTTGCTAGCGCTTTCAGGGCAAATTAATACTCAGGTAGTTGGGACTGGTGCTTTTCAAGAAGTAGATCTTGTAAAAGCTTTTGAAAGTGTGACTCAATTTAATCACGCAGTGCATTTAAATTCTAATCATAGTGAGTTGATGTCTCTTGCTTTAAAGACGTCTCTTGTAAAGAGAGATGTCGTGCATTTAACCTTTCCAGATGAGGTAGCGTTTACAGAGAAACCAGAAGGGTCAAAGGCACAAACTCCAGAAGATAGAATTACTCCTTTTAATATAAGCCCTCCGAAGGAGATGGTTGAAAAGGCTCTACAGCTACTTAAAAAAGCAAAAAGACCAGCAATTATAGTGGGGCATGGTGCACGTTTTGAAATGGAAGCTATTACCGCTTTCGCGAAAGCGTTAAACTGTCCAATCATCACCACTTTTAAAGCAAAAGGATTAATAGCAGATAAGCACCCTTTAGGTTGTGGAGTTTTAGGCAGAAGTGGTACTCCTATAGCATCGTGGTTTATGAATGAAAGTGACTTGTTATTTGTGCTAGGTGCTTCTTTTTCTAATCATACGGGTATCACTCCAAAGAAGCCAATAATTCAAGTTGATTACGACCCTATGGCTCTTAGTAAACATCATAAAGTAGATGTTGCTTTATGGGGAGAAATCTCAGAAACAATGAAAATCATTACGGCTCAGACTAATAATATGACTGTGGCGGTAGATCAACGTGGAGAAATAAAAGAGCGCTGGAGACTATGGCGTGAAGAAAAAGAAAGCCGCCTTCAAGACTGTGGCGATGGACTTAGTTCTATCTCTGTATTTGATGCCATGAATAAAGTTACGCCAGAAAATGCAGTAATAGCTGTAGATGTAGGTAATAATACGTATTCATTTGGAAGGTATTTTGAGCCTACAAATCAGTCTGTATTAATGTCTGGTTATTTAGGTTCTATAGGTTTTGCTTTGCCAGCAGCCATGGGTGCTTGGGCAGCAGAAGGTGATAAGAGACCTATATGGTCTGTGTCTGGTGATGCTGGTTTAGGTCAATACCTAGCCGAAATAAATACTTTAGTAAAGTATAATATGAATATTAAACACATTGTACTCAATAATTCAGAACTAGGGAAAATATCAAAGGAGCAACGTGCGGCAGAGGTTGATGTATGGCAAACCTCATTAACAAATCCGAGTTTTGCAAAATATGCAGAAAACTGTGGTGCTCTCGGGATTCGCGTTGAGAAACTTGAGGATTTATTGCCAGCTATGAAGAAGCTTAATGATCATGATGGCCCTGCGCTATTAGAAGTAATCACAGACGTAAATTTAATATAG
- a CDS encoding sodium:proton antiporter — protein sequence MFESFSIVFTIAALFSYINYKWLKLPTTIGLMILSLLLIIPLTLSETIFPEFYKFFCDIIVKADFKTLLLDGILSFLLFAGALHVNLAALKEQRKSILLFATLGVLISTFLVGGLVFFGAQLIDVELPFLYALLFGALISPTDPIAVMAILKKANIAESLGIKIEGESLFNDGIGVVVFSGILLIATATEHHSAAQIGTEIGLLFLEEAVGGILYGLLIGFLGLKCINSLKENPQLAVIITLAVVMGGTSGAFLLNVSAPLAMVVAGLLIGNKIHINEDKNPIQKAINSFWEILDEVFNGILFVLMGLAIHLLEFNSSYFILGIMAILIVLFARFCSVFLPYSLLKHDEKKPIKTIAILTWGGLRGGISIALALSLSDELSKDLILHITYIVVLFSIIVQGLSIGVFAKAIYKND from the coding sequence ATGTTTGAATCTTTTAGTATTGTATTTACAATTGCGGCTCTTTTTAGTTATATAAATTACAAGTGGTTAAAATTACCGACAACGATTGGGTTAATGATTTTAAGCTTGCTTTTAATAATTCCATTAACATTAAGTGAAACTATATTCCCAGAATTTTACAAATTCTTTTGTGATATTATCGTTAAGGCAGATTTTAAAACGCTTCTACTCGACGGGATTTTAAGTTTTTTATTATTTGCAGGAGCATTACATGTTAATCTTGCAGCACTTAAAGAACAGAGGAAATCAATTTTATTATTTGCCACCTTAGGTGTCCTCATATCCACTTTCTTAGTAGGAGGCCTTGTCTTTTTTGGTGCGCAATTAATTGATGTAGAGCTACCCTTTTTATACGCACTTTTATTTGGAGCGTTGATATCACCTACTGATCCTATTGCTGTAATGGCGATTCTCAAAAAGGCAAATATTGCAGAGTCTTTAGGTATAAAAATAGAAGGCGAATCTTTATTTAACGATGGGATAGGCGTTGTCGTTTTTTCTGGAATATTATTGATTGCCACAGCTACAGAGCATCATAGTGCTGCCCAGATAGGCACAGAGATTGGACTCTTATTTCTAGAAGAAGCTGTAGGAGGCATTCTTTATGGACTTCTCATCGGATTTTTAGGATTGAAGTGTATCAACTCATTAAAAGAAAACCCACAACTAGCCGTAATAATCACCCTAGCTGTAGTCATGGGAGGAACATCTGGCGCATTTTTATTGAATGTCTCGGCGCCATTAGCTATGGTAGTAGCAGGGTTACTTATAGGAAATAAAATACATATAAATGAAGATAAAAACCCGATACAAAAAGCAATCAATTCTTTCTGGGAAATACTAGATGAGGTCTTTAATGGTATTTTATTTGTCCTTATGGGGCTCGCTATTCACTTATTAGAATTTAATAGTAGTTACTTCATATTAGGAATAATGGCTATTTTAATTGTTCTTTTTGCCCGGTTTTGCTCTGTGTTTTTACCGTACTCATTACTTAAACATGATGAGAAGAAGCCTATTAAAACTATTGCAATTTTGACTTGGGGTGGATTGAGAGGCGGTATATCTATTGCACTAGCACTAAGTTTAAGTGATGAGTTATCAAAAGACTTAATACTGCATATTACATATATAGTAGTGCTATTTTCTATAATCGTTCAAGGACTTTCAATAGGTGTTTTTGCAAAAGCGATATATAAAAATGACTAG
- a CDS encoding TolC family protein: MKLSVQNIAVFLLLFAFAKAYSQETPTSLLTKEEAVRTMLENNFGILLANNQVAVAENNTGILNTGYLPTISTTAGINYNVDNQEATFQDGTSRSVNGAETTRYNASVNLDYTLFDGLGRYYNYKTLKEQYGLSKLQARETIENVMVQLFTVYYEVARVEENLGVLENALEISKERELRAQYQFDYGQVNKLEILNAQVDIVTDSTNILNARQQLRNAQRDLNVVLARELEDLKVADTTVAFINPISIEEYINEGTVNNISLLQSEQNIIISDYQIKQAKSLLLPTVGITGSYGWNEGNFPATNFLASSTSTGFQTGATLRWNLFDGGSTIVGIKNAKIALDSQEYIKEQLKQQVERDISNAKGNYYNALAIYNLQEQNVITSKANFDRSEERFKLGQITSIEFRQAQLNLLNAQTTKNAAKYTAKLAEIQLLQLTGQLLNVDY; the protein is encoded by the coding sequence ATGAAACTTTCAGTACAAAATATAGCAGTATTTCTTTTATTGTTCGCTTTCGCGAAAGCGTACTCTCAAGAAACTCCAACCTCATTGCTTACTAAGGAAGAGGCGGTACGTACTATGCTTGAGAATAATTTTGGGATTCTACTTGCCAATAATCAAGTGGCAGTTGCCGAAAATAATACAGGAATTTTAAATACAGGATATTTACCTACGATAAGCACTACAGCGGGTATAAATTATAATGTAGACAATCAAGAAGCTACTTTTCAAGATGGTACATCAAGATCTGTAAATGGAGCAGAGACGACAAGATACAACGCGTCTGTAAATCTAGATTATACACTTTTTGATGGCTTAGGGAGGTATTATAACTACAAGACTCTCAAGGAGCAATATGGTTTATCTAAGCTACAGGCTAGAGAGACAATTGAAAATGTGATGGTGCAGCTATTTACAGTATATTATGAAGTTGCGCGTGTCGAGGAGAATCTGGGTGTGCTAGAAAATGCACTTGAAATATCAAAAGAGCGTGAGCTTAGAGCACAATATCAATTTGATTACGGGCAAGTAAACAAGCTTGAAATCCTTAACGCGCAAGTAGATATTGTAACAGATAGTACAAATATTCTTAATGCAAGACAGCAGCTGCGCAACGCACAGCGTGATCTTAATGTGGTGCTCGCAAGAGAACTTGAAGACCTGAAGGTGGCAGATACTACAGTTGCTTTTATAAACCCTATAAGCATAGAAGAGTATATTAATGAAGGGACTGTAAATAACATTTCGCTTTTACAATCAGAACAAAATATAATCATTAGTGATTACCAGATAAAGCAGGCTAAATCACTTTTACTTCCTACAGTAGGAATAACAGGAAGCTATGGATGGAATGAAGGGAATTTTCCTGCGACTAACTTTCTTGCTTCAAGTACATCTACTGGTTTTCAAACGGGAGCAACCTTACGATGGAATTTATTTGATGGAGGTAGTACTATAGTTGGCATTAAGAATGCTAAAATAGCACTTGACAGCCAAGAGTATATTAAAGAGCAACTTAAGCAACAAGTAGAACGTGATATTTCAAATGCAAAAGGCAACTATTATAATGCACTTGCAATTTATAACTTACAAGAACAGAATGTAATTACGAGTAAAGCAAACTTTGATAGGTCTGAGGAGCGGTTTAAATTAGGTCAAATCACAAGTATAGAATTTCGTCAGGCGCAGTTAAATCTCCTTAATGCGCAAACTACCAAGAACGCAGCAAAGTATACCGCAAAGCTAGCAGAGATACAATTATTACAGCTCACAGGTCAATTACTTAATGTAGATTATTAA
- a CDS encoding DUF6796 family protein, whose protein sequence is MKLTKFLGYLGLFASLLVGLGEYLLHYSPDILEHSKDYEFFKYVSLGNLSMGHYIAIIGLPFYFAGYIHIYRMLKSGSEMLARVVLVIGFIAFAVGGVWIGSRASIGNVVHLKNSIDATTYTTLLDHYTGHMEVLVKILRIVIAVLSIAFIVAILKGGTYYKKWMAFFSPIAILILLVIIGKIIPSLGAHMLPILMNVTHFMLFTLSLIQLKNLTNNHQNA, encoded by the coding sequence ATGAAACTAACCAAATTTTTAGGCTATTTAGGCCTTTTCGCTTCGCTCCTTGTTGGGCTGGGTGAGTATCTTTTGCATTACTCTCCTGATATTTTAGAACATTCAAAAGACTATGAATTTTTCAAATACGTGTCTTTAGGTAATCTATCGATGGGACATTATATAGCAATTATAGGATTACCATTTTATTTTGCGGGTTATATACACATATATAGAATGCTTAAATCTGGTAGTGAGATGTTAGCTCGAGTGGTTCTAGTGATAGGTTTTATTGCATTTGCAGTAGGAGGTGTTTGGATAGGTTCTCGAGCATCAATAGGTAATGTAGTGCATCTAAAAAATAGTATAGACGCTACTACCTACACAACCCTCTTAGATCATTATACAGGCCACATGGAAGTGCTGGTCAAAATACTCCGTATAGTTATAGCAGTATTATCTATTGCCTTCATTGTGGCGATCCTTAAAGGTGGAACCTACTATAAAAAATGGATGGCTTTCTTTAGCCCTATAGCGATTCTCATATTATTAGTAATTATAGGTAAAATTATTCCATCTTTAGGAGCACACATGTTACCTATTTTAATGAATGTAACTCATTTCATGCTCTTCACGCTTTCTCTTATTCAATTAAAAAACCTTACTAACAACCATCAAAATGCTTAA
- a CDS encoding STAS/SEC14 domain-containing protein yields the protein MIIELNIADDTLGFVYENKIAQDGVNQVKAAIEKKLESHDKINIYLEDDDVDEIEIRAFIDHTFFDISYAKRINRLVIVSKRSWIRRVVRLKDLLMTSDVKAYPSKKRVDALCWVMKK from the coding sequence ATGATTATAGAACTTAATATCGCAGATGACACTCTAGGCTTTGTTTATGAAAACAAAATAGCGCAAGATGGTGTTAATCAAGTGAAGGCGGCGATAGAGAAAAAGCTTGAGAGTCACGATAAAATCAATATCTATCTTGAAGATGACGATGTGGATGAGATTGAGATAAGAGCATTTATTGACCATACTTTTTTTGATATCTCTTATGCAAAGCGTATTAATCGATTAGTGATCGTATCTAAGAGATCGTGGATACGCCGAGTAGTGCGTCTCAAGGATTTATTAATGACCTCAGATGTGAAGGCTTACCCATCAAAAAAACGTGTAGATGCTTTGTGCTGGGTTATGAAAAAGTAA
- a CDS encoding CPXCG motif-containing cysteine-rich protein, with amino-acid sequence MYEHFFQCPYCWEEISMLLDPSVSSVYVEDCEVCCNPIELQVGFDDGTLTSFSAIDIEQ; translated from the coding sequence ATGTACGAACATTTTTTTCAATGCCCATACTGTTGGGAAGAGATTTCTATGCTCTTAGATCCATCTGTAAGTAGTGTTTATGTAGAAGATTGTGAGGTGTGTTGTAATCCTATTGAACTACAAGTAGGTTTTGACGATGGAACTTTAACCTCATTCTCTGCTATAGACATTGAACAATAG
- a CDS encoding glutamate synthase-related protein codes for MKQPVAIIQVDSLKNKEPEHALVNGLDLVIVKFDEEISVLYGRCHHRGALMSDGHVDGDNLICGVHGWDYRVDSGVSEYNNSEVLHKFSTKIEDGKLLVDAFEIDAYLKKNPQPFNRDEYLGAYADTHPEDTEPYTGYIKELAKNGLKNVGHHGFSASMGVDRNTLPKWDHIQFLPAQLASRPLLDEDAVATKVVIGAKAKKPLILDIPLFVSDMSFGALSREAKVALSKGAQLAGTGICSGEGGMLPEEQANNSKYFYELASAKFGFSWDKLDNVQAFHFKAGQGAKTGTGGHLPGSKVSKEIAEVRGLKEGETAISPATFPDFHGVEDFKAFAKAVRERTGGIPIGFKIAASHIEKDIQFALDVGVDYIILDGRGGGTGSAPKVLRDHINVPTIPALARARTYLDKVGAKDVTLIITGGLRVAEDFAKALMLGADAIAVSNSALQAIGCLGMRACGSNNCPVGIATQKESLRSRLIIDSSAKQLQNYFEATNNLIKVVARACGYDNIEKFNQDDLSTYDRDIHFLTGINYAGI; via the coding sequence ATGAAACAACCTGTAGCAATAATTCAAGTAGATAGCTTAAAGAATAAAGAACCAGAGCACGCACTCGTTAATGGATTAGATTTAGTGATTGTGAAGTTTGATGAAGAAATTTCTGTTCTGTATGGAAGGTGTCATCATAGAGGAGCTTTAATGTCTGACGGTCACGTAGATGGCGATAATTTAATTTGTGGAGTTCACGGATGGGATTATCGCGTAGACTCGGGTGTTTCAGAATATAATAATAGTGAGGTGCTACATAAATTTTCTACTAAAATAGAAGATGGGAAGCTTCTGGTAGATGCTTTTGAGATAGATGCATATCTCAAAAAGAATCCACAACCTTTTAATAGAGATGAATATCTAGGAGCCTATGCAGATACCCATCCAGAAGACACAGAACCTTATACGGGTTATATAAAAGAACTTGCAAAAAATGGACTAAAGAATGTAGGTCATCACGGGTTTTCTGCATCGATGGGTGTAGATAGAAACACACTTCCTAAATGGGATCATATTCAGTTTTTACCTGCGCAACTAGCCTCAAGACCCTTATTAGATGAAGATGCGGTTGCTACTAAAGTCGTTATAGGAGCAAAGGCAAAGAAGCCGTTAATCCTTGATATACCATTATTTGTAAGTGATATGAGCTTTGGTGCACTATCTCGTGAAGCAAAAGTAGCTTTATCTAAAGGTGCTCAACTAGCAGGAACAGGTATTTGTTCTGGAGAAGGAGGGATGTTACCAGAAGAGCAAGCTAATAATTCAAAATATTTTTATGAGCTCGCTTCCGCGAAATTTGGATTCTCTTGGGATAAACTAGATAACGTTCAAGCTTTTCACTTTAAAGCTGGGCAAGGTGCCAAAACTGGTACGGGAGGACACCTGCCAGGTAGCAAAGTAAGTAAAGAAATTGCTGAGGTGAGAGGGTTAAAAGAAGGAGAGACAGCAATATCACCAGCGACATTTCCAGATTTTCACGGTGTTGAAGATTTTAAAGCTTTCGCGAAAGCGGTAAGAGAACGCACAGGAGGTATCCCTATAGGATTTAAAATTGCAGCTAGTCATATAGAAAAGGATATCCAGTTTGCTCTAGATGTAGGGGTAGACTATATCATTCTAGACGGTAGAGGAGGAGGTACAGGCTCTGCACCTAAAGTATTAAGAGATCATATTAATGTCCCTACCATACCAGCACTTGCTAGAGCACGTACTTATCTAGATAAAGTAGGAGCAAAAGATGTAACCCTTATAATTACAGGAGGTTTACGCGTAGCAGAAGATTTTGCCAAAGCATTAATGCTAGGAGCAGATGCAATAGCAGTTTCAAACTCTGCATTACAAGCTATTGGGTGTTTAGGAATGCGTGCCTGCGGAAGCAATAATTGTCCAGTAGGGATCGCTACACAAAAGGAATCTTTGCGTAGTCGTTTAATTATTGACTCATCGGCAAAGCAGTTACAGAACTACTTTGAAGCTACAAACAATTTAATTAAGGTCGTAGCGAGAGCTTGTGGGTATGACAATATTGAAAAGTTTAATCAAGATGACCTTTCTACATATGATAGAGATATACATTTCTTGACTGGAATTAATTATGCTGGAATTTAA